Sequence from the Mycobacterium florentinum genome:
CCTGGGCGCCAGCAACTACTACGCCACCTCCGACCGCGACACCTTCACGAAGTTGCGCAGCAGCTTCGACCTGATCCTGAACACGGTCTCGGCGAACCTGAAGCTCGACGACTACGTGGGTCTGCTCGACGTCGACGGCACGCTCGTCGAATTGGGCATCCCCGAGCACCCGATGGAAATCGGCGCGTTCCCGTTGGCGCTGGCACGCCGCAGCCTGTCCGGGTCGAACATCGGCGGCATCGCGGAAACTCAGGAGATGCTCGACTTCTGCGCCGAGCATGATGTGACCCCCGAAATCGAGGTCATCGAAGCGGATTACGTCAACGAGGCCTACGAGCGGGTGCTCGCCAGCGACGTGCGCTACCGCTTCGTCATCGACATCTCAACTCTGTGAGGCGCCCTCGGCCACGTCGTCGCGCCGCCAGCCGATCTCTTCGGCCGCGGCAGCGTGCTCGTCGTCGGGAGCAACCGTGCTGACGCTGATCCCGGCAAGCGGCCAACCGGCGGCGGCCAGGATGGCGGCCACCCGCTGAATGTTTTCTTTGCCGGGGTCGTGGTGGGTCAGCTTGGTGATGAATTCGGCGATCTCGTCCTTGCTGACGACGCCGTCAGCTCCCGGCTGCGATTCCTGCACCGCAATCTTGTGAGCGACCTCTTGAAGTTGCTCGGGGGTCAGGGGGGTGCTCCGCAGCAGAGCGAACAACGCCACCTGGTCGGGGCCGGGAACGCCTTGCGGGTAGCCGACGTCCAGCCAGCGGATCACTGACTTGAGGAATTTCGCGTGCTTGTGAGAGTGATGTTCCGACACCCCCCCAGTCTCGGGGTAGGGGCGCTGCCGTGGCGTCGGACCATGGTGACAATTCACATGCCGTTCACGACCTGAACATCTGACGCTTTGAATCCCGCGCCGGTGGCCGGCGGGCGGCCCGAGCAAAATCCATTCTCTTTGCTGCTCCAGCGAACTACGATGAGCGAGCCGACAACGGCCCGGGCCCGGCCCGGAAGAACGGAGTGGTCATGTCTGGTCTCACGAGCAAACTCCTCGTCGCCCTGGTTCTCACCTTTGCCGCCTCCGCGACCGGGGGATGCACCATCAACTGCCCGGACGGCCTCGGGGTCTGCGGCATTAGCTGACGCCTCCTAGGCCGACGCCGGGTGCCCGGCGAACCGCTGCACGGTGCGGCCAGCGGTGGCGCCCTCCCCTGGCCTCACAACGCGGGTCGCGGCTTGGCGCAGGGACGAACCAGGGCGGCCACGAGGTGGAGGTGTCGTAGTAGATGCACGTCAACGATGCGCCCGTGAGATTGGCGGTTTTCAGATCCGCCCCATACAGCGCGGTTTGATCGAAGTTTGCGCCCGTAAGGTTGGCGCCGGGTCCTCGCGAGCGTCGTCGAGTAGGCCTGTCCCTTGATGGTTCCCACCGCCACGATCGCTCCGGTGACGAGCGCGACGACGGTGGGAATGACGAGTTCGGTTAACCACCAACGTATTCCGTGGCGCTTTCGAACACTGTGCGACGGCGGATTCGGTCGAGGGCGGCCGGCCACCTGGGGTTGCTTGCGCCGCGGCCTACGGCGTTCACCATTGAGCGGCAGCGCCCGCCTCTGACGATCTAGGACGACGACGGCCCGTGCCATGGGGCGCAGGCTAACGTCGGGCGCCTAAGACAGCGCAAAATGTGGGCATCCAGCTGGTTGCCTATCAGCTGTTTTCCTCGCGGAGAGCTTGCATGGCCAAGTTGTTGAGCAATTGCCGGCCGACGTCGGTGCGCAACTGGGGCAGCATCGCCGACACGACACCGGCGGCGGTGAGCGCGAGACGGACCAGACCGTCCGGCGCGGTGGCCGCGTCGCGCAGCACCTCGTCCTCGACGCCGGGATCTCCCGAATGCTGCGCCATCGCCATCCGGGCCACCAGTCGGTTGTCGCGGTCGAGATCGACCTCGTCGGGCGCGGCCGCCGAGGTCAGGGTTTGGCCGATCTCCGCGATTTCGTGCGGTTCGCACAGCTGAGCCACCAGTTGCCACAGGATCGACACGGTGGCGCGGATCAGCTGCCGAACCCGGTCGTCGGGAATGACCTCGTCGTCGATGATCACGCGCATCCCGGCTTCGTCGCCGCGCTCGCCGTGCTGAATCAGCGCCAAAGCGCGACGGAAGTCTGTTGCGCCCACGGGCTCGTCACTGCTCACCCTGTTCATCCTGCCCGAGCCGGGTCTGGCAGTTCTGGCCGTGGCGCAGGCAGCGTCGATCCGCCTGCAGGAAACGAGATTTCGCGCCGGCCGGCGATGCCGCTTTAGAAGTCCCAGTCCTCGTCCTCGGTGACGACGGCCTTGCCGATGACATACGACGAGCCGGAGCCGGAGAAGAAGTCGTGGTTCTCGTCGGCGTTGGGCGACAGCGCCGACAGGATCGCCGGGTTCACGTCGGTCTCGTCGCGTGGGAACAGCGCCTCGTACCCGAGGTTCATCAGCGCCTTGTTTGCGTTGTAGCGCAAGAACTTCTTGACGTCCTCGGTCAGCCCCACCTCGTCGTAGAGGTCCTGGGTGTACTCCACCTCGTTGTCGTAGAGCTCGAAGAGCAGTTCGTAGGTGTAGTCCTTGAGTTCGGTGCGCTTGGTCTCGTCGACCATCGCCAGACCGCGCTGGAACTTGTAGCCGATGTAGTAACCGTGGACGGCCTCGTCGCGGATGATCAGCCGGATCATGTCGGCGGTGTTGGTCAGCTTGGCCCGGCTCGACCAGTACATCGGCAGATAGAACCCGGAGTAGAACAGGAAGCTTTCCAGCAGCGTGGAGGCCACCTTGCGCTTGAGCGGCTCGTCACCGCGGTAGTACTCCATGACGATCTCGGCCTTGCGCTGCAGGTTGGGGTTCTCCTCCGACCAGCGGAAGGCGTCGTCGATCTCGGCCGTCGAGCACAGCGTGGAGAAGATCGAGCTGTAGCTCTTGGCGTGCACCGACTCCATGAACGCGATGTTGGTGTAGACGGCCTGCTCGTGCGGCGTCAGCGAATCGGGAATCAGGCTGACCGCGCCGACGGTGCCCTGGATGGTGTCCAGCAACGTCAAGCCGGTGAAGACGCGCATCGTGAGTTGCTTCTCGTTGGCCGTCAGCGTTCCCCACGACGGGATGTCATTGGACACCGGCACCTTCTCGGGCAGCCAGAAGTTTCCGGTCAGCCGGTCCCAGACCTCGGCGTCCTTCTCGTCTTGCACCCGGTTCCAGTTGATCGCCGAAGCGCGGTCGATCAGCTTCATGTTTTCGGTCACCAGAACCCCACTTCACACGCTGTTTTGGCTGCTGAACTGCTTGCTGTTACTCGGACCACAAACACTACCCCTGGGGGCCGACAAGCCGCTGCAACACAAGAAGTTGTGTCTACGTGTCGCAGCGTTTAGACGGAATCAGTCCAGTCCGGCATCCCGCAGAGTATGCGTCAGCCCGTCTTCCAACGCGCTGAGCGCGATGTCGGTCAGGCGGCTCAGCTCGTCGATGTCCTCGCCGCCTTTACTCATCCACGCTTCCAGCGAGGCAAACACCGCGGTGGCCAAACTGTGTGCCGCGATGTCGGCGATCATGGCCCCGTCGGCAGTCGGCTGTGATCGTTCGTGGATGAATCGGCTGATCTCGTCGGCGACCTGATCGCGCATTCGCCCGATGTGCGTGGTGATGATGTCCTGGTCGAGGTCGCGGGACCGAATGGTGGCGGCCTCGCGGACCATCGCGAAGTCAAAAGGGAAGGCGTCCACGGCTTTTCGTACCGATGCGGTGATCGGTTCCCCGTGCGGGCGCAGCGCCAGCGCGCGAGCGAACCACTCGAAACCGATATCGTAATCGGCGAAGATCACCGCGTGCTTGGACGGGAAGTGCCGATAGAAGGTCCGCTCGGTCACGCCGACGTCGGCGACGATGTCGGAAACACTGGTTTGGTGCACGCCGTCCGCGACGAAGCGCTTCATCGCCGCCTGTATCAGGGCCTGACGCGTGCGCTGCCTACGAGTTTCCACGCCGTCAGCATCCACTAAATGTCACCATTGACGCAAATATGTCACATGTGACATTGTGCCTCTGTCGACGGACTATCACCGGAGGAGTGGGCATGGCGGACTATGACGCGATCATCATCGGAGCAGGTCACAACGGTTTAGTCGCCGCGAATGTGCTGGCCAAGAGCGGCGCGAAAGTGCTGGTGCTCGAACGCGCGCACTTCCTCGGCGGCATGGCCGCGACCCGGGAACTCTTCGACGGCTACAAGCACAGCGTCGGCGCCTGGGCCGTGCTCATCTGGCGCCAAGAGATGACCGAACGCCTCGAGCTGACCAAGTGGGGCTTCGAGCTGATGGATCAGTGGACGTCGACGTGCACGTTCGGCGACGCCGCGGACACCCCGTTCGTGATGTACAACGACCTGGAGCGGATGGGACGCCATCTCCTCGAGGATCACGGAGCCGACGTCGCGACCGGCCTGGGCGGGTTGTTCGCCCACATCGGGCGCTTCGCACCGTATTTCGTCGACTCGGCGTTCGGCCCGCCGCTGGACATCATCGAGGTGATCGCCTCCCAGCCCACGCCGCAGGACCGCCACGACTTCGCCCAGATGTGGTACGGCAGCACGATGGACACGGTCCGCCGCTTCCTGGCACCCGACCAGGGACGCTGCATCCAGGGCTCGCTGGCCGCGATGTCCATCGACGCGTTCGACGGCGGCCCGTGGACCCCGGGCTCGAATGCGTCGACGCTGTACCACTACCTGATCGGTGGCGGCAACGTCGAATACATCATGCCGCGCGGCGGCATCGGCTCACTGAGTACGGCACTGTGCAAACGCGCCGAGTCGCTGGGCGCCGAGGTGCAGATGAAGCAGCACGTGAAGGAGATCCTGGTCGAAGGCGGGCGCGCCGCCGGAGTCCAACTGCGCGACGGCACAACGATTTCCGCCGACGTCGTGCTGTCGTCGCTCGACCCGTACACCACGTTCGTGAATCTGGCCGGCGCGCAGAACTTTCCGCCCGACTATATCCGCAAGATCAAGGAGATCAACTTCAATCTGGGATACATCCAGGCGCACCTCACCATTGATCAAGCGCCGCAATGGATCGAGCGCCTGCAGCCCTACATGCAGGACAATGGGCAATGGTGTCCGACCGTCGCCTATGCACCGTCGCCGGAATACATCAGCGACGCATGGGAGCAATACCGCAAGGGCATGCTGCCCGATGCGCCTCCCACGTACCTGTACATCCCCAGCATGGTCGACTCCTCGCTGGCGCCCGAAGGCAAGCACAGCGCAACGATTTTCACGCCCTACTTCCCCACCGGGCTGGACGCCGACGAAAACCGAAGCTGGAAAGAGCAATACGCGGACACCTGCGTGAAAATCTTTGACACGTATGCGCCGGGCTTCGCCGACTCCGTCACCAACCGCGTGGTGTTCTCCAACCGCTACTTCGGCAGCACCTTCAGCGCACACGCCGGCGACTACTCGCATGGCCTGCTGCAGCCCAACCAACTGTGGACCGGGCGGGTGGTCGAGGGCGCCGACAAGTTCGCCACCCCGGTCGAGGGGCTCTACCTCTGCGGCCAGTGCACGCATCCGGGTCCGGGAGTGACCGGCATCCCAGGGTGGAACGGCGCGGAGGCCGCGATCGAGCACCTCAACGCGCGCGTCGCGCAATAGCTGCTGCCACTGTTCTCAGCCTTAGTGCCCTTACCGTTAGGCCATGGCTGAGTCCGCGCTGCTTCCGGAGCACCCGGAGTTGCGCATGCTGGCACAGGCTTTGGAAGATATCGGTGCCATTGCCGAGATCTTCGACGATAAGTGGCGAATCGTGTTCACCTCGAGTGAAGACGCACTGGCGCGGGGCCTAGACCCGGCGGCGATGCGCAATCACTACGGACTGTCGCTGGCGGTTCGGCCGCACCATCACCCCGAATGGGTCACCGGGCCCCGGACGCGTTGCTTTACCGAACCCATTGCGGAACTAACCACCAACGAAAAAGCGATCCGCGACGCAGGTTCGATCGCGGTAGCGGAGCTATAGGCGAAACCCTTTCACACGATGTACCATTTGGTACATGTTTAACGAGGACAGTATCGAGATCGATGCGCCCCCGCAGCTGGTTTGGGATGTCTTCAGCGACGTCGAGCACTGGCCCGACTGGACCGCGTCGGTGACATCCCTGGTCGGACTGGACGGACCCGGCCTCGCCGTCGGCAACCGGTTCACGATCAAGCAGCCCGGCATGCAGAAGCTGGTGTGGAAAGTCACCGAGATCGAGCCGGGTACGTCCTGGACCTGGGTGCAACGCTCCCCCGGCGTCAATGTCATCGCCCGCCACTTTGTGACCGCGCGCCCCGGCGGCGGCACGTTGGTACGCCAGGAACTCGATCAGCGCGGCTTCCTCGGCGCGCCGGTCGGGTGGCTGATGGTCAAGAAGACCAGGCGGTTCCTCGAGATGGAGGCCCGGGGCCTCAAGGCCCGGTCTGAGGAGCGCAGTCGCGCCAATGGCCCGCACGCCTGACCTGGCGCGACGGCGCGAACTGCTCGACGCCCTGATCGACGCGTTCGCCGACGGCGGCATCGGCGACCGCTCACTGCGCGAAGTAGCCGGCGCGGTCGGCACCAGTCATCGAATGTTGCTGCATCACTTCGGGTCTCGAGAGGAGCTGCTGCTGGCGGTCGTCGAGGAGGTCGAGCACCGCCAGATGGGCCTGCTCTCGGAATTGCCGACGGACCCGGCCGAAGGCTTCGCCGCGATGTGGTCCGATCTACGCCGGCCCGATCTGCGCCGGCTGGAACGCCTCTTCTTCGAGTGCTACGCCCGCGCCGCCCAGGGCGAAACACCTTTCGCCCGAATGGTTCCCGGCGCCGTCGACGGCTGGCTCAGCGCGGTGGATGCCATCGGACAAGAGCCGACAGACTCTGCGATGGCGCGGCTCGGGCTGGCCGTCACCCGCGGACTGCTGCTGGACCTGGTGGCCACCAACGACGATGCCGGCGTGGACGCGGCCGCAAAGGCTTTCGCCGACCTGCTCAGGCTTTGGGCAACACCGAAATAAGGGTATCGACGAGTTCCTCGGCATTGGTGTGCCACTTGTCCAAATCCATGTGGCCGCTCAGGTCCAGACCCGTGATGCCATGGGCGCTGGTCAACAGCAGCGCTCCGTAGCGTCTCGCCTGCGCCGGACCGGTGATGCGACCGACGAGGTCGAGAAACAGATCCTGCGCCCGTTCGGCCACCTGCATCGCCTCGGTCGGGTCCCCCGCCGGCGGGGTGAACATCAGCCGGTACAGGTGCGGGCGGGTGCGGCCGAGGTCAATCAACGAAAGCAGCCCGGAGCGCAAAGACTTCTCGGGCGAGTCGTCGCTATTGGCCAAAGCCTCTAGTAGGTCGCCCAATTCGCTCAACGCGCTGGTGGCCAGGACCGCGAGCAACGATTCCTTGTCGGCGAAGTGGCGATACGCCGCCGAGTGCGAAACACCAGCCCGAGCGCCCACCTCGCGCAGCGTGACCGCCTCGACGCCGCCGAGGTCGAGTAATACCCCCGCGGCCTCGAGCAGCGAGCGGCGAGTCGCCGCAGCACTCTCCGCTCGTGTGGTCACCCGCCGAGCATAAGCCAGCCATCCAGTTGACAATGTCAACTGGAACGCCTAACTTCAGTTGACAACGTCAACTCAAACACTGCCGCCGGATGGAGATCGTCATGAATTCCTCGAATCGAACCGACCGTCAAGAGCTGATCGTCGTGACCGGCGCGTCCACCGGAATGGGCGCAGCAACGGCTAAAGAGCTGGCCCGCAGAGGTTTTCACGTGCTCGCCGGTGTGCGCCGCGACGCCGATGCCGACGCGTTGCGGGCCGACGGGCCTGAGGGGCTAGAACCGGTCATCCTCGACATCACGATGGAATCGGATGTGGCCGCGATCGCGGACCGCGTCGCGAGCGACCCGCTGCGCCGGCCGCTGCGGGCGCTGATCAACAACGCCGGCATCGCGATCAACGCGCCGGTGGAGACCTTGCCGATTATCCAGTGGCGCAAGCAGTTCGAGGTGAACCTGTTCGGCCACATCGCGATGACCCAAGCCCTACTGCCGGCCCTGCTACTCAGCTCGGGCACCGTCGTGAACATCAGTTCCGTCGGCGGGAAGGTGGTCTTGCCGACCTACGGCGCCTACGCCGGTTCAAAGTTCGCGCTCGAGGCGGTCAGCGATGCCCTGCGACGGGAGGTCGCAAAGCTCGGCATCAAAGTCGTCGTCGTCGAACCCGGCGGGGTCAAGACCGAGATGGTCGAACGGGGAATCGCCACCGCCCAAGAACTGAAAGCCAACATGACCGCTGCCCAACTCGCACGCTACGGCGACCTGACGACGGCCGTTACGGCGCAAGCAGAATCCTTCACCGAGGCCGGCGTTTCGGCCGAGCACGCCGCAAAGGTCATCGCCAAGGCGGCCACCTCATCTCGCCCGCGCACGCGTTACACGATTGGGCGTGACGCCGCGATCCTGCTGCGGGTCAGCCGCCTCGTCTCCGACCGGGCGCTGGATCGGATCGTGCGCATGAACCTGCGGTCTTTTGTCAAGGATTCAAGCGAAAAGACCAGCGCCGCAACGGCTTCCGTCGGCACATAGCCGCTCCGCCCGGGTACGACCGACGGCGATGCTTCAGTCGGAGGTGTGCACGATCAGAACGTCGGTCTTGGCCTTGCGAGAGACTTCGGATGGCACCGATCCCAGCAGCCGCCCGGCGACGCTGGCGAGTCCGACGTTGCCGATGACCAGCAGGTCGGCTTTGGCCTCTTCGGCCAGGTTGACCAGCGCGGTGATGGGGGCACCGACGATCGACTTCTCCTCGACGTTCTGGGCGCCGGCTTTGCGCGCCCGGATCGCGGCTTCCCGCAGGATTGCGTAGAAGGGGGCCTCGCCCACCGTCCGGTAATCCTGACCGTGGTCGCTTCCGGGCGGGATGGCGTAGCGGCCCTTCTCCTCGGGGACCGGGAGATGCGCCGTCGCAATGATCAACTTCGCGCCGTGATCAGCAGCGATCGCGCCCGCGCGGTCCACCGCACGCAACGACGACTCCGAGCCATCGGTGCCGACTACGACAGTTTGATAGGCGCTCATTTTCCTCCAATGTCCCAGACGAAGCCCTGAACTCCCAGACTAAAACGAATTGGTATAGGTGAATAGCCTGGGATTATGCCTACCCGGCGGGGCTCAGCTCTGAGCGGCCGCCGAGTCGCTTGGCGCGCGAGCCGCCGCGTACCCCGAAGAATTGATACTCGTCGGCCTTGACCGAGTGGGTCGCCCGCCAGTATTGCCAGGTGTAGCCACCCCACAACACGGTGTTCTTGCCGTGCTCGTCGAGGTACCAGCTGCTGCAACCGCCGCTGTTCCACACCGAGCCCTTCAGCTGCTCCTGCAGCTCATCGTTGAACTTGTCCTGGGCCGCACGAGTCGGCGCCAGTGCTTGCGCACCGAATTCGTCGCACTTCTTGATCGCATCGGCGACGTAGCGGATCTGGGACTCGATCATGAACACCACCGAGTTGTGCCCCAGCCCGGTGTTGGGACCGAGCAGGAAGAACAGGTTGGGCATGTCGGAAACCGTGATCCCCCGATGCGCACCAATGCCCTCCCGGTTCCACCGGTCGACCAGGTCCTCACCGTGACGTCCCTTGATCTGCACGTAGGTGTACGAGTCGGTGACGTGAAAGCCGGTGCCGTAGACGATCACGTCGACCGGACGTTCGGTGCCGTCGGCCGTCACGATGCCGTCGGGCGTGATCCGGCTGATGCCATCGGTGATCAGCTTGGTCTTGGGGTCGGCGACCGCCCCGTAATACGTCGACGAGTTCAGGATTCGCTTGCAGCCGATGCGGTAGTTCGGGATCAGCTTGCGGCGCAGCTCGCGATCCTTGACCGAGCGGCGGATGTTGTATTTGCAGTACGCCTCAATGAATTTCAGCGCGTTCGGCCGCTTGGTCATGCCGAAGGCCAGCGCCTCCTGCCCCCAGTAGATGACCAGCCGCACCAGCGCCCGTAGCCCGGGAACGTTCTCCATGGCCCGGCGCACCGCAACCGGGAGGTCCGGGTTCGACCGCGGGACCACCCACGGCGGGGTGCGTTGGTAGAGCTGAAGTTCGCCGACCTGCCCGACGATCTCCGGCACGATCTGGATCGCGCTGGCGCCGGTGCCGATCATCGCCACCCGCTTGCCGGTGAGATCGACGCCGTGGTCCCACTCCGCGGAATGGAAAGCGGGACCGCGGAATTCGTCGCGGCCCTCGATCTCGGGGATCGACGGGATGTGCAACGCGCCGGCGCCCGAGATCAGGAACTGGGCGACGTATTCGCGCCCATCGGTGGTGAACACATGCCAGCGGTGCTCGTCGTCGTCCCAGTGGCCGCGGTCGACCAGCGAATTGAACTCGATGTAGCGGCGCAGCCCGTACTTCTCGGTGACTCCCTTGAGGTAGTCCCAGATCTCGGGCTGGTAGGAGAACGGGTTCTTCCAGTCCGGCTTGGGTTCGAAGGAGAACGAGTACAGGTGCGACGGGATGTCGCAGGCGCACCCGGGGTAGCTGTTGTCGCGCCAGGTGCCGCCGACGTCGTCGGCCTTCTCCAGGATCACGAAGTCGACACCCTGCTGCTGCAGCTTGATGCCCATACCCAGGCCGGAGAACCCGGTCCCGATGATCAGCGCGCGGGTATGCACCGGCTGCTGCGCCGGCGATGTCGGTTCGGCTTGTGTCAATGCGTCGGTCACAGTGGATCGGTCCTTCTATCGGCCTGTCAGCTATCGCGTCAGCCGGCGCACCTCATGTCTACCCGCGGCCTGCTGACGCGAATACCCAGTACCCAGGGTATCGGATACATTGAGCGTGATCGATGACGAGGGTGTTGTCAACGCCCGTGCAAGCGCTCAGCTGGCCGCGGGATTGCTTCGCACGGCGCTGTGGACCGGCTGATCGGGGTCAACCGCGATGCCCAGCGCCTCGGCGGTGCCGACGATGACCCCCATCATGATCGTGGTCAGATGGGCGACGAACTGCTCACGCGGCATGCGCCGCGGGCTGCCTGGCTCGCCCAGCCACCACTCGGTGGACGACGCCGCGGATCCGAACGCGGCGTGCGCGGCCAGCTCGAACGCGGCGTGGTCGAGCTTGAAGTCCTTGAGCTCGTTGTCGAACATGTCGGCCATGGTCAACGTGATCTGACGGCCCTCGTTGAGGGTGCGCACCGTCGACTCGG
This genomic interval carries:
- a CDS encoding DUF3349 domain-containing protein, whose product is MSEHHSHKHAKFLKSVIRWLDVGYPQGVPGPDQVALFALLRSTPLTPEQLQEVAHKIAVQESQPGADGVVSKDEIAEFITKLTHHDPGKENIQRVAAILAAAGWPLAGISVSTVAPDDEHAAAAEEIGWRRDDVAEGASQS
- the nrdF gene encoding class 1b ribonucleoside-diphosphate reductase subunit beta, whose protein sequence is MTENMKLIDRASAINWNRVQDEKDAEVWDRLTGNFWLPEKVPVSNDIPSWGTLTANEKQLTMRVFTGLTLLDTIQGTVGAVSLIPDSLTPHEQAVYTNIAFMESVHAKSYSSIFSTLCSTAEIDDAFRWSEENPNLQRKAEIVMEYYRGDEPLKRKVASTLLESFLFYSGFYLPMYWSSRAKLTNTADMIRLIIRDEAVHGYYIGYKFQRGLAMVDETKRTELKDYTYELLFELYDNEVEYTQDLYDEVGLTEDVKKFLRYNANKALMNLGYEALFPRDETDVNPAILSALSPNADENHDFFSGSGSSYVIGKAVVTEDEDWDF
- a CDS encoding TetR/AcrR family transcriptional regulator, producing METRRQRTRQALIQAAMKRFVADGVHQTSVSDIVADVGVTERTFYRHFPSKHAVIFADYDIGFEWFARALALRPHGEPITASVRKAVDAFPFDFAMVREAATIRSRDLDQDIITTHIGRMRDQVADEISRFIHERSQPTADGAMIADIAAHSLATAVFASLEAWMSKGGEDIDELSRLTDIALSALEDGLTHTLRDAGLD
- a CDS encoding phytoene desaturase family protein, coding for MADYDAIIIGAGHNGLVAANVLAKSGAKVLVLERAHFLGGMAATRELFDGYKHSVGAWAVLIWRQEMTERLELTKWGFELMDQWTSTCTFGDAADTPFVMYNDLERMGRHLLEDHGADVATGLGGLFAHIGRFAPYFVDSAFGPPLDIIEVIASQPTPQDRHDFAQMWYGSTMDTVRRFLAPDQGRCIQGSLAAMSIDAFDGGPWTPGSNASTLYHYLIGGGNVEYIMPRGGIGSLSTALCKRAESLGAEVQMKQHVKEILVEGGRAAGVQLRDGTTISADVVLSSLDPYTTFVNLAGAQNFPPDYIRKIKEINFNLGYIQAHLTIDQAPQWIERLQPYMQDNGQWCPTVAYAPSPEYISDAWEQYRKGMLPDAPPTYLYIPSMVDSSLAPEGKHSATIFTPYFPTGLDADENRSWKEQYADTCVKIFDTYAPGFADSVTNRVVFSNRYFGSTFSAHAGDYSHGLLQPNQLWTGRVVEGADKFATPVEGLYLCGQCTHPGPGVTGIPGWNGAEAAIEHLNARVAQ
- a CDS encoding SRPBCC family protein, with product MFNEDSIEIDAPPQLVWDVFSDVEHWPDWTASVTSLVGLDGPGLAVGNRFTIKQPGMQKLVWKVTEIEPGTSWTWVQRSPGVNVIARHFVTARPGGGTLVRQELDQRGFLGAPVGWLMVKKTRRFLEMEARGLKARSEERSRANGPHA
- a CDS encoding TetR/AcrR family transcriptional regulator — translated: MARTPDLARRRELLDALIDAFADGGIGDRSLREVAGAVGTSHRMLLHHFGSREELLLAVVEEVEHRQMGLLSELPTDPAEGFAAMWSDLRRPDLRRLERLFFECYARAAQGETPFARMVPGAVDGWLSAVDAIGQEPTDSAMARLGLAVTRGLLLDLVATNDDAGVDAAAKAFADLLRLWATPK
- a CDS encoding TetR/AcrR family transcriptional regulator, with protein sequence MTTRAESAAATRRSLLEAAGVLLDLGGVEAVTLREVGARAGVSHSAAYRHFADKESLLAVLATSALSELGDLLEALANSDDSPEKSLRSGLLSLIDLGRTRPHLYRLMFTPPAGDPTEAMQVAERAQDLFLDLVGRITGPAQARRYGALLLTSAHGITGLDLSGHMDLDKWHTNAEELVDTLISVLPKA
- a CDS encoding SDR family NAD(P)-dependent oxidoreductase; this encodes MNSSNRTDRQELIVVTGASTGMGAATAKELARRGFHVLAGVRRDADADALRADGPEGLEPVILDITMESDVAAIADRVASDPLRRPLRALINNAGIAINAPVETLPIIQWRKQFEVNLFGHIAMTQALLPALLLSSGTVVNISSVGGKVVLPTYGAYAGSKFALEAVSDALRREVAKLGIKVVVVEPGGVKTEMVERGIATAQELKANMTAAQLARYGDLTTAVTAQAESFTEAGVSAEHAAKVIAKAATSSRPRTRYTIGRDAAILLRVSRLVSDRALDRIVRMNLRSFVKDSSEKTSAATASVGT
- a CDS encoding universal stress protein, whose product is MSAYQTVVVGTDGSESSLRAVDRAGAIAADHGAKLIIATAHLPVPEEKGRYAIPPGSDHGQDYRTVGEAPFYAILREAAIRARKAGAQNVEEKSIVGAPITALVNLAEEAKADLLVIGNVGLASVAGRLLGSVPSEVSRKAKTDVLIVHTSD
- a CDS encoding flavin-containing monooxygenase, translating into MTDALTQAEPTSPAQQPVHTRALIIGTGFSGLGMGIKLQQQGVDFVILEKADDVGGTWRDNSYPGCACDIPSHLYSFSFEPKPDWKNPFSYQPEIWDYLKGVTEKYGLRRYIEFNSLVDRGHWDDDEHRWHVFTTDGREYVAQFLISGAGALHIPSIPEIEGRDEFRGPAFHSAEWDHGVDLTGKRVAMIGTGASAIQIVPEIVGQVGELQLYQRTPPWVVPRSNPDLPVAVRRAMENVPGLRALVRLVIYWGQEALAFGMTKRPNALKFIEAYCKYNIRRSVKDRELRRKLIPNYRIGCKRILNSSTYYGAVADPKTKLITDGISRITPDGIVTADGTERPVDVIVYGTGFHVTDSYTYVQIKGRHGEDLVDRWNREGIGAHRGITVSDMPNLFFLLGPNTGLGHNSVVFMIESQIRYVADAIKKCDEFGAQALAPTRAAQDKFNDELQEQLKGSVWNSGGCSSWYLDEHGKNTVLWGGYTWQYWRATHSVKADEYQFFGVRGGSRAKRLGGRSELSPAG